In Sorghum bicolor cultivar BTx623 chromosome 10, Sorghum_bicolor_NCBIv3, whole genome shotgun sequence, one genomic interval encodes:
- the LOC8076210 gene encoding pentatricopeptide repeat-containing protein At4g30700, translating into MPPPRLVIPPPAGDPGGGLRRSYLRLIALSSTLRHLDQLLAVSLASGHYALDPAPVTALLLRYASLRAPPRHLLRLFRAFPRPDRFLRNALLRSLPSLRPHLLFPSPDSFSFAFAATSLSSSCSSRGRDAAAARTLHGLSVAAGYAADTFVASALAKLYFKLSKVDDARKVFDAVPSPDTILWNTLLAGLPGSVALEAFVRMVEVGRVRPDSTTLASSLRAAAEASHVAMGRCVHGYGVKCGLAEHEHVVTGLMSLYSKCGDMDCARSLFDRMEDPDLVAYNALISGYSVNGMVESSVELFKELAASDWRPNSSTLVAVIPVYSPFGHELLARCLHAFVVKARLDADALVSTALTTLYCRLNDMESARSIFDAMPEKTMESWNAMISGYAQNGLTEMAVELFQLMQELNVQPNPTTISSTLSACAQLGALSLGTWVHRIIAKENLELNVYVMTALIDMYAKCGSIAEARSIFDRMDNKNVVSWNAMISGYGLHGRGAEALKLYKSMLDACILPTSSTFLSVLYACSHGGLVDEGQKVFRVMTNEYRISPGIEHCTCMVDLLGRAGKLNEALDLISEFPQSAIGPGVWGALLSACMVHKNSDLAKLASQKLFELDSENAGYYVLLSNLYTSKKHYSEAAVVRQEAKNRKLVKTPGCTLIEIGDKPHVFMAGDRFHPQSEVIYSYLEKLTAKMIEAGYQPVTEAALYDVEEEEKEHMVKVHSEKLAIAFGLLSTEPGTEIRIIKNLRVCLDCHNATKFISKVTQRLIVVRDASRFHHFRDGVCSCGDYW; encoded by the coding sequence ATGCCTCCTCCCCGCCTCGTCATCCCTCCGCCCGCCGGCGACCCCGGCGGCGGACTACGGCGCTCGTACCTCCGCCTCATTGCTCTCTCCTCCACGCTCCGCCACCTCGACCAGCTCCTCGCGGTCTCGCTCGCCTCCGGCCACTACGCGCTCGACCCGGCCCCGGTCACCGCGCTGCTGCTCCGCTACGCCTCCCTCCGCGCGCCGCCCCGCCACCTTCTCCGCCTCTTCCGCGCCTTCCCCCGCCCTGACCGATTCCTCCGCAACGCGCTGCTGCGCTCCCTCCCGTCCCTCAGGCCGCACCTCCTCTTCCCGTCGCCGGACTCATTCTCCTTCGCCTTCGCCGCCACATCGCTCTCCTCTTCCTGTTCCTCCCGTGGCAGAGACGCTGCTGCCGCACGCACGCTTCACGGGCTCTCAGTGGCCGCGGGGTACGCGGCGGACACGTTCGTGGCGTCAGCTCTGGCCAAGCTCTACTTCAAGCTGTCCAAAGTGGACGACGCACGCAAGGTGTTCGACGCGGTGCCGTCGCCCGACACTATCTTGTGGAACACGCTGCTGGCTGGGCTGCCTGGCTCGGTGGCCCTTGAGGCGTTCGTGCGGATGGTGGAGGTTGGGAGAGTGCGACCTGACTCAACCACCCTTGCATCCAGCCTACGGGCAGCAGCAGAGGCGTCACATGTAGCAATGGGGAGGTGCGTCCATGGATATGGAGTGAAGTGCGGGTTGGCAGAGCATGAGCATGTTGTGACTGGGCTCATGTCGCTGTATTCCAAGTGCGGGGACATGGACTGTGCACGGTCTCTCTTTGATAGGATGGAAGATCCAGATTTGGTTGCCTACAATGCTTTGATCTCAGGCTACTCAGTCAATGGCATGGTTGAATCATCGGTGGAGCTGTTCAAAGAGTTGGCGGCCTCAGACTGGAGGCCAAACTCAAGCACGTTGGTTGCGGTGATACCGGTGTACAGTCCATTTGGGCATGAGCTGCTTGCTCGGTGCTTACATGCGTTTGTTGTTAAGGCCAGGTTGGACGCAGATGCTCTGGTGTCGACAGCACTGACCACTTTGTACTGCAGATTAAACGATATGGAGTCTGCAAGGAGCATATTTGATGCAATGCCAGAGAAGACCATGGAATCGTGGAATGCAATGATATCTGGGTATGCCCAGAATGGCTTGACGGAGATGGCAGTCGAACTTTTCCAGCTAATGCAGGAGCTCAATGTGCAGCCAAATCCCACCACCATTTCGAGCACCCTTTCAGCCTGTGCACAGCTTGGAGCTTTGTCTCTGGGTACGTGGGTTCACAGGATTATTGCCAAGGAGAACCTGGAGCTCAATGTCTACGTCATGACCGCGCTCATTGACATGTATGCGAAATGTGGAAGCATTGCTGAAGCTCGGAGCATCTTTGATAGAATGGATAACAAGAATGTGGTCTCCTGGAATGCGATGATATCTGGATATGGCCTCCATGGCCGAGGTGCTGAAGCTTTGAAGCTCTACAAGAGTATGCTGGATGCATGCATTCTTCCGACAAGCTCCACCTTCCTGTCAGTCCTCTACGCGtgcagccatggaggattagTTGACGAAGGGCAGAAAGTTTTCCGTGTGATGACTAATGAGTACAGAATCAGCCCAGGCATCGAGCATTGCACATGTATGGTGGACCTCCTTGGCCGGGCAGGcaagttgaatgaagctttggaTCTCATTTCTGAATTCCCTCAGAGTGCTATTGGACCTGGCGTGTGGGGAGCGCTGCTTAGCGCCTGCATGGTCCATAAGAATAGCgacctagcaaaattggcttCCCAGAAGTTGTTCGAACTAGACTCAGAGAATGCGGGCTACTATGTGCTTCTATCTAATCTGTACACATCCAAGAAGCATTACTCTGAAGCAGCTGTGGTGAGGCAAGAGGCCAAGAACAGGAAGCTAGTGAAAACACCAGGATGTACTCTCATCGAGATAGGTGACAAGCCTCATGTCTTCATGGCTGGTGACCGTTTTCACCCACAGTCAGAGGTCATCTACTCATACCTAGAGAAGTTAACCGCAAAGATGATCGAAGCGGGGTACCAACCTGTGACAGAGGCTGCATTGTACGATGTTGAGGAGGAAGAGAAGGAGCACATGGTGAAGGTGCATAGCGAGAAGTTGGCCATCGCCTTTGGGCTCCTTAGTACAGAGCCGGGGACAGAGATCAGGATCATCAAGAACCTTAGGGTGTGCCTGGACTGCCATAACGCTACTAAGTTCATATCCAAAGTGACACAGAGGTTAATTGTAGTTAGGGATGCATCGAGGTTTCACCATTTCAGAGATGGGGTTTGCTCCTGTGGTGATTACTGGTGA
- the LOC8065427 gene encoding phospholipid hydroperoxide glutathione peroxidase 1, chloroplastic, giving the protein MAPAFTSLLPAATSAAAATASRLPSAAAGAASTFARLPHHPTGWAGASVAAPRTAAARRRAPGVAYATAATDKSIYDYTVKDIDGKDVPLKKFKNKVLLIVNVASQCGLTTANYTELSHIYEKYKTQGFEILAFPCNQFGAQEPGSNTQIKQFACTRFKAEFPIFDKVDVNGPNTAPIYKFLKSSAGGFLGDLVKWNFEKFLVDKNGKVIERYPPTTSPFQIEKDIQKLLAA; this is encoded by the exons ATGGCTCCCGCGTTCACTAGCCTCCTCCCCGCCGcgacctccgccgccgccgcgaccgcCTCGCGGCTCCCCTCTGCCGCCGCCGGAGCGGCATCCACCTTCGCGCGTCTCCCGCATCACCCGACGGGCTGGGCTGGGGCCTCCGTCGCGGCGCCGcgtacggcggcggcgcgcaggCGGGCGCCCGGCGTCGCCtacgccaccgccgccaccgacAAGAGCATCTACGACTACACCGTTAAG GACATTGATGGAAAAGATGTTCCTCTTAAAAAGTTCAAGAATAAGGTGTTGCTGATTGTTAACGTTGCTTCTCAATG TGGGTTGACAACAGCAAATTACACTGAACTATCCCATATCTATGAGAAGTACAAGACTCAAG GGTTTGAGATTCTGGCATTTCCTTGCAATCAATTTGGTGCACAAGAACCTGGATCAAATACTCAGATTAAGCAGTTTGCATGTACAAGATTCAAAGCTGAATTTCCTATTTTTGACAAG GTTGATGTCAATGGACCTAATACAGCCCCCATCTATAAATTTCTGAAGTCCAGTGCTGGAGGATTTTTAGGTGATCTAGTCAAGTGGAATTTTGAGAAGTTCTTAGTGGACAAGAATGGCAAAGTTATTGAGAGATATCCACCAACAACTTCACCATTCCAGATTGAG AAGGACATCCAGAAACTCCTTGCGGCATAA
- the LOC8065428 gene encoding putative leucine-rich repeat receptor-like serine/threonine-protein kinase At2g24130 has translation MSRSFLTLIAIAVAVVSSVDSHATDRTALLAFKSGVRGNLSGWGSPKMCNWTGVTCDSTERVAHLLLNNCNLSGVISPAIGNLSALKTLDLRFNQLSGIIPPELGMLSHLLVLRLSYNSLTGSIPEAVVCNCTSLTSIALSFNSLTGKIPFSARCRLPRLQHLSLHENRLQGNIPLSMSNFTSLSSVFLHYNSLGGVLPSQMFNKMPSLQYLYLSFNNFSSDGGNTNLEPFLASLVNCTRLQELGLESNGLGGEIPAMIGNLSSTNLSELYLDDNKITGAIPRAIGNLSALKTLDLRFNQLSGIIPPELGMLSQLLVLGLGHNSLTGSIPEAVICNCTSLTSIALSSNSLTGEIPFSAGCQLQRLQHLGLYENKLEGGIPLSMSNFTSLSWVLLQSNHLGGVLPSQMFNKMTSLQYLHLSGNNFSSDSGNTDLEPFLASLVNCTGLQELGLKSNGLGGEIPAIIGNLSSANLSELYLDSNEITGAIPRTIGNLASLTYLQLQNNMLEGPIPSEVFHPRGLTGIVLSNNQINGEIPKSISLAQKLSIIRISNSGLRGAIPETLSNLTLLDYLVLDHNQLSGAIPPGLSCRLILDLSYNKLTGQIPIGLARLSSFQMYLNLSNNLLEGPLTLEFGNMEMIQALDLSGNKLSGGLPSSIGTLKNLHFLDVSFNSLTGTIPQSLQGLPLQFANFSHNNFTGEVCSGGSFANLTDDSFLGNPGLCGSIPGMAPCISRKHGRFLYIAIGVVVVVAVAVGLLAMVCVVLDHYLMKGRLRLTAAPSSQLSRFPTGLVNATGEKESGEHHPRISYWELADATDGFSEANLIGKGGYGHVYRGVLHDETAIAVKVLRQDHAAGEVVAGSFERECRVLRSIRHRNLIRVITACSTPEFKAVVLPFMPNGSLETLIHGPPSSGAGGGGKPARLDLDLLLSVASNVAEGMAYLHHHAPVRVVHCDLKPSNVLLDADMTAVVSDFGISKLVVTDGGARDPETMGEASTSSSVCNSITRLLQGSVGYIAPEYGLGGRPSTQGDVYSFGVMLLEMISGKRPTDVISEEGHGLHDWAKKLLQHQQHDVVGTVDVESSLLPFGSPPRGEMEVVVVVVVLELLELGVACSQLAPSMRPTMDDVAHEIACLRDGTWRNYGVADQKTIDQQLNSKTY, from the exons ATGTCTCGATCATTCCTCACCCTAATTGCCATTGCCGTTGCTGTTGTCAGCTCAGTGGATTCACATGCCACTGACCGCACTGCTCTGCTCGCCTTCAAGTCCGGCGTCCGGGGCAACCTCTCCGGCTGGGGCTCCCCTAAAATGTGCAACTGGACTGGCGTCACATGTGATTCAACAGAGCGTGTGGCGCATCTTCTTCTCAACAACTGCAACCTCAGCGGCGTCATCTCCCCGGCGATCGGCAACCTCTCCGCTCTCAAGACGCTTGATCTCCGATTCAACCAGCTCTCCGGCATCATCCCGCCGGAGCTCGGCATGCTGTCCCACCTCCTGGTACTGAGACTTAGCTACAACAGTCTCACTGGTAGCATCCCGGAGGCTGTCGTCTGCAACTGCACCTCCTTGACCTCCATTGCCTTGAGCTTCAACTCCCTCACCGGCAAGATCCCTTTCTCTGCACGATGCCGGCTTCCGCGCCTGCAGCACCTCAGCCTCCACGAGAACAGGCTCCAAGGCAACAtccccttgtccatgtccaacTTCACCAGTCTTAGCTCGGTGTTCTTGCACTACAATTCCCTTGGCGGCGTGCTGCCATCCCAGATGTTCAACAAAATGCCATCCCTCCAGTATCTCTACCTGTCCTTCAACAACTTCTCAAGTGACGGTGGGAACACCAACCTTGAGCCTTTCCTTGCCTCTCTAGTGAACTGCACCAGATTGCAAGAGCTTGGACTGGAGTCGAACGGCCTCGGAGGCGAGATCCCGGCGATGATCGGCAACTTGTCGTCGACCAATCTCTCCGAGCTCTACTTGGACGACAACAAGATCACCGGTGCAATTCCTCGTGCCATCGGCAACCTCTCCGCTCTCAAGACGCTTGATCTCCGATTCAACCAGCTCTCCGGCATCATCCCGCCCGAGCTCGGCATGCTGTCCCAGCTCCTAGTGCTGGGACTTGGCCACAACAGTCTCACCGGTAGCATCCCGGAGGCTGTCATCTGCAACTGCACCTCCTTGACCTCCATTGCCCTGAGCAGCAACTCCCTCACCGGCGAGATCCCTTTCTCTGCAGGATGCCAGCTTCAGCGCCTGCAGCACCTCGGCCTCTACGAGAACAAGCTCGAAGGTGGCAtccccttgtccatgtccaacTTCACCAGCCTCAGCTGGGTGCTTCTGCAGTCCAATCACCTTGGCGGCGTGCTGCCATCCCAAATGTTCAACAAGATGACATCCCTCCAGTATCTCCACCTGTCCGGCAACAACTTCTCAAGCGATAGCGGGAACACTGACCTTGAGCCTTTCCTTGCCTCTCTAGTGAACTGCACCGGATTGCAAGAGCTTGGATTGAAGTCGAACGGCCTCGGAGGCGAGATCCCGGCGATCATCGGCAACCTGTCGTCAGCCAATCTCTCCGAGCTCTACTTGGACAGCAACGAGATCACCGGTGCAATCCCTCGTACCATCGGAAACCTTGCCTCACTGACATATTTGCAGCTGCAGAACAACATGTTGGAGGGCCCAATCCCCAGTGAGGTGTTCCATCCACGTGGGCTTACAGGTATAGTCCTGTCAAATAACCAGATCAATGGTGAAATACCCAAATCCATCAGTTTAGCTCAAAAACTAAGTATCATCCGCATATCGAACAGCGGTCTTCGAGGTGCAATACCAGAGACCTTGTCGAACCTCACTTTGTTGGATTACCTTGTTCTTGACCATAACCAGCTCTCAGGTGCCATACCACCTGGTCTTAGCTGCAGATTGATCTTGGACCTTTCTTATAACAAACTTACAGGTCAAATTCCTATTGGTTTAGCTAGGCTTAGTAGCTTCCAAATGTACCTTAACCTCTCTAACAATCTCCTAGAGGGCCCCCTAACATTGGAATTTGGCAACATGGAGATGATCCAAGCTCTTGATTTGTCAGGAAACAAACTCTCTGGGGGACTTCCATCTTCCATAGGCACTTTGAAAAACCTCCATTTCCTTGATGTCTCCTTCAACAGCCTTACTGGTACGATTCCTCAATCTTTGCAAGGGTTGCCGCTCCAGTTTGCCAACTTCTCACACAACAACTTCACCGGTGAGGTCTGCAGTGGAGGGTCATTTGCAAACCTCACTGACGACTCATTTCTCGGCAATCCTGGTCTATGCGGGTCTATCCCCGGCATGGCGCCATGCATTAGCAGAAAACATGGTCGCTTCCTGTACATAGCCAtcggtgtcgtcgtcgtcgtcgcagtTGCTGTCGGCTTGTTGGCCATGGTGTGCGTTGTTCTTGATCACTACCTGATGAAGGGTCGTTTGAGGTTGACAGCAGCCCCATCTAGTCAACTATCACGTTTCCCGACAGGACTGGTCAACGCCACCGGTGAAAAGGAGAGCGGCGAGCATCATCCAAGGATCTCATATTGGGAGCTTGCCGACGCGACTGACGGCTTTTCAGAAGCGAATTTGATCGGGAAAGGAGGATACGGACATGTCTACAGGGGTGTCCTCCATGACGAGACAGCGATCGCCGTCAAGGTCCTGCgccaggaccatgccgccggCGAGGTGGTCGCCGGCAGCTTCGAGAGGGAATGCCGGGTGCTCAGGAGCATCCGACACCGGAACCTCATCCGCGTCATCACCGCATGCAGCACGCCGGAGTTCAAGGCGGTCGTGCTCCCCTTCATGCCCAACGGCAGCCTCGAGACCCTCATCCACGGACCTCCATCGTCTggtgctggcggcggcggcaagccGGCACGCCTGGACCTGGACCTGCTGCTCAGCGTGGCCAGCAACGTCGCCGAGGGCATGGCGTACCTGCACCACCACGCCCCCGTCAGGGTCGTGCACTGCGACCTCAAGCCCAGCAACGTCCTCCTCGACGCCGACATGACCGCCGTCGTCTCCGATTTCGGCATCTCGAAGCTGGTGGTGACCGACGGCGGCGCGAGAGATCCGGAGACGATGGGCGAGGCATCGACGTCGTCGTCCGTGTGCAACTCCATCACTCGACTGTTACAGGGCTCTGTTGGCTACATTGCGCCCG AGTATGGGTTGGGAGGCCGGCCATCGACGCAAGGCGACGTGTACAGCTTCGGGGTGATGCTGCTGGAGATGATCTCCGGGAAGAGGCCAACGGACGTGATCTCGGAGGAGGGGCACGGCCTGCACGACTGGGCCAAGAAACTCTTGCAGCACCAGCAGCACGACGTCGTGGGCACCGTCGACGTCGAGAGTTCGCTGCTGCCGTTTGGCTCGCCGCCGCGGGGCGAGatggaggtcgtcgtcgtcgtcgtcgtcttggAGCTGCTTGAGCTCGGTGTCGCGTGCTCGCAGCTCGCGCCGTCGATGAGGCCCACCATGGACGACGTGGCGCACGAGATCGCGTGCCTCAGGGACGGTACGTGGAGGAACTACGGGGTGGCGGATCAGAAAACCATTGACCAGCAGCTAAACTCCAAGACGTATTAA
- the LOC8076212 gene encoding putative leucine-rich repeat receptor-like serine/threonine-protein kinase At2g24130, with product MEVAPMSAAIIFTFFILLFLPHGPNPAAAGSNDDRAALLSFKSGVSSDDPNGALASWDTLHDVCNWTGVACDTATQRVVNLTLSKQRLSGEVSPALANLSHLSVLNLSGNLLTGRVPPELGRLSRLTVLAMSMNGFTGKLPPELGNLSRLNSLDFSGNNLEGPIPVELTRIREMVYFNLGENNFSGHIPDAIFCNFSTATLQYIDLSSNSLDGEIPFRGDCSLPELTFLVLWSNYLVGGIPPSISNSTKLRWLLLENNFLAGELPSDMFAGMPRLELVYFTLNSLESPRNNIDLEPFFASLTNCTELKELGIAYNEIAGTIPPVVGRLSPGLQQLHLEYNNIFGPIPASLGDLANLTTLNLSHNLLNGSIPPGVAAMQRLERLYLSNNLLSGEIPPSLGTVPRLGLVDLSHNRLTGAVPDALSNLTQLRELVLSHNRLSGAIPPSLSRCVDLQNFDLSHNALQGEIPADLSALGGLLYLNLSGNQLEGPIPAAISKMVMLQVLNLSSNRLSGNIPPQLGSCVALEYFNVSGNMLQGGLPDTIGALPFLQVLDVSYNGLTGALPLTLATAASLRHVNFSFNGFSGEVPGTGAFASFPADAFLGDAGLCGSVAGLVRCAGGGGGGAKHRPALRDRRVVLPVVITVVAFTVAIIGVVACRTAARAGVRRDSRRSMLLTDADEPTERGDHPRVSHRELSEATRGFEQASLIGAGRFGRVYEGTLRDGTRVAVKVLDAKSGGEVSRSFKRECQVLRRTRHRNLVRVVTACSQPPDFHALVLPLMPNGSLESRLYPPDGAPGRGLDLAQLVSIASDVAEGLAYLHHYAPVRVVHCDLKPSNVLLDDDMTAVVADFGIARLVKDVGDSDDLGSTTDPCNSITGLLQGSVGYIAPEYGMGGHPSTQGDVYSFGVMLLELITGKRPTDVIFQEGLTLHDWVRRHYPHDVGKVVAESWLTDAATAVADERLWNDVMVELIDLGIVCTQHSPSGRPTMAEVCHEIALLKEDLARHQAAAAGRVMTASATMTASERSYSTTDSSF from the exons ATGGAGGTTGCGCCGATGTCCGCCGCCATCATCTTCACCTTCTTCATTCTCCTCTTCCTCCCTCACGGCCCGAACCCGGCTGCTGCCGGGTCGAACGACGACCGCGCCGCGCTTCTATCCTTCAAGTCCGGCGTGTCCAGTGACGATCCCAATGGAGCCCTCGCTAGCTGGGACACACTACATGACGTGTGCAACTGGACCGGCGTCGCCTGCGACACGGCGACGCAGCGTGTCGTGAACCTGACACTAAGCAAGCAAAGGCTCTCCGGCGAGGTCTCTCCTGCGCTCGCCAACCTCTCCCACCTCAGCGTGCTCAACCTCTCCGGGAACCTCCTCACCGGGCGCGTCCCGCCGGAGCTGGGCAGGCTCTCTCGCCTCACCGTGCTAGCCATGTCGATGAACGGGTTCACCGGGAAACTCCCTCCCGAGCTCGGCAACCTCTCCCGCCTCAACTCGCTCGACTTCTCCGGGAACAATCTGGAGGGGCCGATTCCGGTGGAGCTCACGCGCATTCGCGAAATGGTGTACTTCAACCTCGGCGAGAACAACTTCTCCGGCCACATCCCGGATGCCATCTTCTGCAACTTCTCCACCGCCACCCTGCAGTACATCGACCTCTCCTCCAACTCGCTCGACGGCGAGATCCCTTTCCGGGGAGACTGCTCGCTCCCAGAGCTCACGTTCCTGGTCCTCTGGTCCAACTACCTCGTCGGCGGCATCCCGCCGTCGATATCCAACTCGACCAAGCTCAGGTGGCTGCTGCTGGAGAACAACTTCCTCGCCGGCGAGCTCCCGTCCGACATGTTCGCCGGAATGCCGCGCTTGGAGCTCGTGTACTTCACGTTAAACTCCCTGGAGAGCCCGCGGAACAACATCGACCTGGAGCCTTTCTTCGCGTCGCTGACGAACTGCACCGAGCTCAAGGAGCTCGGCATCGCCTACAACGAGATCGCCGGCACGATCCCGCCGGTCGTCGGCCGCCTCTCCCCGGGCCTCCAGCAGCTCCACCTCGAGTACAACAACATCTTCGGCCCGATCCCGGCGAGCCTCGGCGACCTCGCCAACCTCACCACGCTGAACCTGTCCCACAACCTCCTCAACGGCTCGATCCCGCCGGGCGTCGCCGCCATGCAGCGGCTCGAGCGGCTGTACCTCTCCAACAACCTGCTCTCCGGCGAGATCCCGCCGTCGCTCGGCACGGTCCCGCGGCTAGGGCTCGTCGACCTCTCTCACAACCGCCTCACCGGCGCCGTCCCGGACGCGCTCTCCAACCTCACGCAGCTCCGCGAGCTCGTGCTGAGTCACAACCGTCTCTCCGGCGCCATACCTCCGAGCCTTTCGCGATGCGTCGACCTGCAGAATTTCGATCTCTCGCACAACGCGCTGCAGGGCGAGATCCCGGCGGACCTGTCCGCGCTCGGCGGCTTGCTCTACCTGAACCTCTCCGGCAACCAACTGGAAGGGCCGATCCCTGCCGCCATTAGCAAGATGGTGATGCTGCAGGTGCTCAACCTGTCGTCCAACAGGTTGTCCGGCAACATACCGCCGCAGCTCGGCAGCTGCGTCGCGCTGGAGTACTTCAATGTCTCCGGCAACATGCTGCAGGGCGGCCTCCCGGACACCATCGGCGCGCTGCCGTTCTTGCAGGTTCTTGACGTGTCGTACAACGGTCTGACGGGTGCGCTGCCGTTGACGTTGGCGACGGCGGCGTCGTTGCGACATGTGAACTTCTCCTTCAACGGATTCTCCGGCGAGGTGCCCGGAACGGGGGCCTTCGCGAGCTTCCCGGCGGACGCGTTCCTCGGCGATGCTGGCCTTTGCGGGTCAGTGGCCGGCCTCGTCCggtgcgccggcggcggcggcggcggcgcgaagcACCGACCCGCGCTTCGTGACCGGCGCGTGGTGTTGCCCGTGGTGATCACGGTCGTCGCGTTCACGGTTGCCATCATCGGCGTCGTCGCGTGCCGCACGGCGGCGAGAGCAGGCGTGCGGCGAGACTCGCGCCGATCGATGCTGCTGACCGACGCCGACGAGCCGACGGAGCGAGGAGACCACCCGAGGGTGTCGCACCGGGAGCTCTCGGAGGCGACGCGCGGGTTCGAGCAGGCGAGCCTCATCGGCGCGGGGCGGTTCGGGCGCGTCTACGAAGGGACGCTCCGCGACGGCACGCGCGTCGCCGTCAAGGTGCTGGACGCGAAGAGCGGCGGCGAGGTGAGCAGGAGCTTCAAGCGGGAGTGCCAGGtgctgcggcggacgcggcaccGGAACCTGGTGCGCGTGGTCACCGCGTGCAGCCAGCCGCCGGACTTCCACGCGCTCGTGCTCCCGCTGATGCCCAACGGCAGCCTCGAGAGCCGCCTGTACCCGCCCGACGGCGCGCCGGGCCGCGGCCTCGACCTCGCGCAGCTCGTCTCCATTGCCAGCGACGTCGCCGAGGGGCTCGCCTACCTGCACCACTACGCGCCGGTCCGCGTCGTGCACTGCGACCTGAAGCCCAGCAACGTCCTCCTCGACGACGACATGACGGCCGTGGTAGCGGACTTCGGCATCGCCCGGCTGGTAAAGGACGTCGGCGACAGCGACGACCTCGGCAGCACAACTGATCCGTGCAACTCCATTACTGGATTGCTACAAGGTTCAGTCGGCTACATCGCACCAG AGTACGGAATGGGAGGGCACCCGTCGACGCAGGGCGACGTGTACAGCTTCGGCGTGATGCTTCTGGAGCTCATCACGGGGAAGAGGCCGACGGACGTGATCTTCCAGGAAGGGCTGACGCTGCACGACTGGGTGAGGCGGCACTACCCGCACGACGTCGGCAAGGTCGTGGCGGAGTCATGGCTGACGGACGCGGCGACGGCGGTGGCCGACGAGAGGCTGTGGAACGACGTCATGGTCGAGCTCATCGACCTCGGGATCGTGTGCACGCAGCACTCGCCGTCGGGGCGGCCGACCATGGCGGAGGTGTGCCATGAGATTGCGCTCCTCAAGGAAGACCTCGCCAGGCAccaggccgcggcggcggggagGGTGATGACGGCATCGGCGACGATGACGGCTAGCGAGCGGTCCTACTCTACCACGGATTCGTCTTTCTGA